The following are encoded in a window of Panicum virgatum strain AP13 chromosome 5N, P.virgatum_v5, whole genome shotgun sequence genomic DNA:
- the LOC120671983 gene encoding alkane hydroxylase MAH1-like, protein MEVLPWLLGFLGRYPELMVSLACFLLLFHRLNRRHGLPTNWPVIGAVPAITVNAGRVHEWATEFLCAAGLSYVIKGPWGSPVDVIVTADPANVAHVFTTNFGNYPKGEEFAVMFDVLGGGIFNADGESWAFQRRKAHALLSDARFRAAVAASTARKLREGLVPLLDGLAASGAVVDLQDVFVRLTFDLTAMFVFGIDPGCLAPGFPHVPFAAAMDTIEEVLFYRHVTPVPWLKLQKYLKIGHNKRMRKARRVLDASIAEFISLRREHAAAESTGDGDADLLKSYLACQDEVGKSGAEFDRFLRDTTFNLMVAGRDTTSSALTWFFWLLTKHPDVEAKILGELRAHPPASGAGHHTAAELKRLVYLHAALSESLRLYPPVPFEHKAAARPDTLPSGVPVGPTRRVIVSFYSMGRMEAVWGKDCLEFRPERWLTAAGRLRHEPSCKFVAFNVGPRTCLGRDLAFAQMKAVVAAVLPQFRVEVDAGAVVRPKLSIILHMKDGLKVKVHKREAIA, encoded by the coding sequence ATGGAGGTCCTGCCATGGCTTCTCGGCTTTCTCGGCAGGTACCCGGAGCTCATGGTGTCCCTTGCTTGCTTTCTCCTGCTATTTCATAGGCTGAACCGGCGGCACGGGCTGCCGACGAACTGGCCGGTGATCGGCGCGGTCCCGGCGATCACCGTCAACGCCGGGCGCGTGCACGAGTGGGCGACGGAGTTCCTGTGCGCGGCGGGGCTGTCGTACGTCATCAAGGGGCCGTGGGGCTCGCCGGTCGACGTGATCGTCACGGCCGACCCGGCGAACGTGGCGCACGTGTTCACGACCAACTTTGGCAACTACCCCAAGGGCGAGGAGTTCGCCGTGATGTTCGACGTGCTCGGTGGCGGCATCTTCAACGCCGACGGCGAGTCGTGGGCGTTCCAGAGGCGCAAGGCGCACGCGCTGCTGTCGGACGCGCGCTTCCGCGCCGCGGTCGCCGCGAGCACCGCGCGCAAGCTCCGCGAGGGCCTCGTGCCGCTCCTCGACGGCCTCGCCGCGTCGGGCGCGGTCGTGGACCTGCAGGACGTGTTCGTGCGCCTCACCTTTGACCTCACGGCGATGTTCGTGTTCGGCATCGACCCCGGCTGCCTCGCCCCCGGTTTCCCGCACGTCCCGTTCGCCGCTGCCATGGACACCATCGAGGAGGTCCTGTTCTACCGGCACGTGACGCCCGTGCCGTGGCTGAAGCTCCAGAAGTACCTCAAGATCGGGCACAACAAGAGAATGCGGAAGGCTCGGCGGGTGCTCGACGCGTCCATCGCCGAGTTCATCTCGCTCCGGCGagagcacgccgccgccgagtccACCGGAGACGGCGACGCTGACCTGCTCAAGtcctacctggcgtgccaggACGAGGTAGGCAAGTCGGGCGCCGAGTTCGACCGGTTCCTGCGCGACACGACGTTCAACCTCATGGTCGCCGGCCGCGACACGACGAGCTCGGCCTTGACATGGTTCTTCTGGCTACTCACCAAGCACCCCGACGTCGAGGCGAAGATCCTCGGGGAGCTCCGCGCGCACCCGCCGgcctccggcgccggccaccaCACTGCCGCCGAGCTGAAGCGCCTGGTGTACCTGCACGCGGCGCTGTCGGAGTCGCTCCGGCTGTACCCGCCGGTGCCGTTCGAGCACAAGGCCGCGGCGCGGCCCGACACGCTGCCGAGCGGAGTGCCCGTGGGGCCCACCCGGCGGGTGATCGTGTCGTTCTACTCGATGGGCCGCATGGAGGCGGTGTGGGGCAAGGACTGCCTGGAGTTCCGGCCGGAGCGGTGGctgacggcggcggggcggctccGGCACGAGCCGTCGTGCAAGTTCGTGGCGTTCAACGTGGGGCCCCGGACGTGCCTCGGCAGGGACCTGGCGTTCGCGCAGATGAAGGCCGTGgtcgccgccgtgctgccgcAGTTCCGGGTGGAGGtggacgccggcgccgtggtGCGGCCCAAGCTGTCCATCATACTCCACATGAAGGACGGGCTCAAGGTGAAGGTGCACAAGAGAGAAGCGATCGCTTAG
- the LOC120676840 gene encoding nuclear transcription factor Y subunit C-2-like: MATAAAEPTVAMDEPLGKEDERIDEPAEAMEQIAEEREQAGEPAEAMGQIEEEQVEPAEPGDPMEQVEEQHVEAAEPMEQVGVEQEEAEAEEGTSLRPTLPVGRIKRIMRVDRDIKKVTSEATLLIAAATELFLGSLASGAYTAAARRGRRTVRAAHVRAAARAHRPTADFLLDCLPAEEEAPRSRPAAGSAGGGGGREAKPLPRGTRRIDALFQKVT, encoded by the coding sequence atggctaccgccgccgccgagcccaccGTGGCAATGGATGAGCCGCTCGGAAAGGAGGACGAGAGGATCGACGAGCCCGCCGAGGCAATGGAGCAGATCGCGGAGGAGCGGGAGCAGGCCGGGGAGCCCGCAGAGGCAATGGGGCAGATCGAGGAGGAGCAGGTGGAGCCCGCCGAGCCCGGCGATCCGATGGAGCAGGTCGAGGAGCAGCATGTGGAGGCCGCAGAGCCAATGGAGCAGGTCGGagtggagcaggaggaggcagaggccGAGGAGGGGACATCGCTGCGGCCGACGCTGCCGGTGGGGAGGATCAAGCGGATCATGCGCGTGGACCGGGACATCAAGAAGGTGACGAGCGAGGCGACGCTgctcatcgccgccgccaccgagctcTTCCTGGGCAGCCTTGCGTCCGGGGCttacacggcggcggcgcggcgcggccgccgcacgGTGCGCGCCGCACACGTCCGGGCCGCAGCCCGCGCGCACCGGCCCACGGCGGACTTCCTCCTCGACTGCCTCCccgccgaagaggaggctccccgCTCTCGcccggccgccggatccgctggtggcggtggcggaagAGAAGCAAAGCCGCTGCCGCGTGGGACCCGCCGCATCGACGCCTTGTTCCAGAAGGTTACCTAG
- the LOC120676839 gene encoding noroxomaritidine synthase-like: MGPFWSFIPSYPEVFLAIICFFGLSIFRLIRQSQKSSLPLNWPVVRMLPFLVVNRHCIHDKVADLLREAGCTFMFLGPWLLDMNILITCDPATVNHCLNTHFEKYPKGREFAEMFDILGDGLLVADSDSWEYQRRVATTIFGARTFRSFAMSIIARKVGTVLLPYLDHMAKQSSEVELEGVFMRLSLDVSYSMVFAADLDALSVSSPMPVFGRATKEAEEAMLFRHLVPSRLWKLLRWLNVGKEKKLADAKVVVNQFIYEEIAKRKAQESNGSQADILSMYMKVTLDASMSEQQKTQFLRDTAVGFILAGKDLIAVTLTWFFYMMCKHPNVEARILEELKGLKSSTWPGDFSVFECDELRSAIYLQAALLETLRLFPATPFEEKEAHVDDVLPNGTKVTKGTRVIFSLYAMGRIKGIWGKDCMEFRPERWISKSGRLRHEPSYKFLSFNSGPRSCIGKDLGLSNMKMTAASIIHNFMVDLVDDHAVMPQSSVILHTQNGMMVRLKRRAAG; the protein is encoded by the exons ATGGGCCCCTTTTGGAGCTTCATTCCATCCTATCCAGAGGTCTTCCTAGCAATCATCTGCTTTTTCGGGCTTTCCATCTTCCGCCTCATCAGACAGAGCCAGAAGAGCAGCCTCCCGCTGAACTGGCCTGTTGTTCGGATGCTTCCCTTCCTCGTGGTGAATCGACACTGCATTCATGACAAGGTTGCGGATCTGCTACGTGAGGCTGGGTGCACGTTCATGTTCTTGGGTCCATGGTTGCTGGACATGAATATCTTGATAACCTGTGATCCAGCCACAGTCAACCACTGCCTTAACACCCACTTCGAGAAGTATCCAAAAGGTAGAGAATTTGCTGAGATGTTTGACATTCTTGGTGATGGGCTCCTTGTGGCAGACTCTGATTCCTGGGAGTATCAGCGCCGTGTGGCGACAACCATCTTTGGCGCCCGTACATTTCGGTCTTTTGCGATGTCCATAATCGCAAGGAAGGTCGGTACTGTCTTGCTACCTTACCTTGACCACATGGCTAAGCAGAGTTCGGAGGTTGAGCTGGAGGGTGTTTTCATGAGGCTCTCGCTCGATGTCTCGTACTCTATGGTGTTTGCAGCTGATCTTGACGCCTTATCAGTGTCTTCTCCAATGCCTGTGTTTGGCCGTGCCACAAAGGAGGCAGAGGAGGCAATGCTGTTCAGACACCTTGTTCCATCGAGGTTGTGGAAGCTCTTGAGGTGGCTCAATGTTGGGAAAGAGAAAAAACTTGCGGATGCAAAGGTGGTGGTCAATCAGTTCATCTATGAGGAGATCGCCAAACGGAAGGCGCAGGAGAGCAATGGGAGCCAGGCAGATATACTCTCCATGTACATGAAAGTGACCTTGGATGCCAGCATGAGTGAGCAGCAGAAGACCCAGTTCCTGCGTGACACTGCGGTGGGGTTCATCCTCGCTGGGAAGGACCTTATTGCCGTCACGCTCACATGGTTCTTCTACATGATGTGCAAGCACCCGAATGTCGAGGCAAGGATACTCGAGGAGCTTAAGGGCCTCAAGAGCAGTACCTGGCCTGGGGACTTCTCAGTCTTTGAGTGCGACGAACTGCGATCTGCCATTTACCTCCAAGCTGCACTCCTTGAGACACTCAG GCTTTTTCCTGCAACACCATTTGAGGAGAAGGAGGCTCATGTTGATGACGTCCTACCAAACGGCACCAAGGTGACCAAGGGCACAAGAGTCATCTTCTCGCTCTATGCAATGGGGAGGATCAAAGGGATATGGGGCAAGGACTGCATGGAGTTTAGGCCAGAGAGGTGGATATCCAAGAGTGGCCGCCTCCGGCACGAACCGAGCTACAAGTTCCTGTCCTTCAACTCGGGGCCCCGGAGCTGCATTGGAAAGGACCTCGGTCTCAGCAACATGAAGATGACAGCTGCCTCCATCATACACAACTTCATGGTCGATCTGGTCGACGACCACGCTGTGATGCCACAGAGCTCCGTCATACTGCACACGCAGAACGGGATGATGGTTAGGCTCAAGAGAAGGGCGGCAGGTTGA